The Heyndrickxia acidicola sequence AGAAAAGCCTGAAGAAATCAGCAAGTATTACTACCATGGTGTCAGCCATTACCTTGGCTTGGATACACATGATGTCGGTATTTACAAGGATCGGGTCCTTGAGCCGGGAATGGTGTTGACAGTGGAACCCGGCCTTTACATTGAGGAAGAAGGCATCGGAATTCGAATTGAAGATGATGTCCTTGTAACAGAGGACGGCCATGAAAATCTTTCAGCAGATCTTATTCGTGAAGTGGAAGAGCTGGAGACATTTTTGAAAGAAGAAAGATAAGAAGTTTCACCCAATTTCTATTTCTGCATCAAGAGAAATAGAAATTGGGTGATTTTTTTATCGGCTCTATTGCCCCAAACATCCTGCAAATTAAAGGCTCCTCCAGGGAGAAGCATGGTATTATAAAAGAAAGCAAGTCAAAAAATTTTATTCAAAACACTGGCAAAGGTCTGTTTAATTGATTGGGATCAGTGGAATAACTAGGGAAGGAAGTTAGCAAGGGGTGCAGCCATGTGGATAAATAAACCTTTTTTTAAATATGCAGTGGGAACTATACTCGTCCTGATTATCATTTATTTATTTGGAAAGATTGACTATTTTCTTTGGCCATTTCAAAAACTGATAGCGGCTATATTCTTTCCGATACTGGTGTCAGGAGCACTCTATTATCTACTTCGCCCGCTTGTTAATGGATTATCAAGATACATACCAAAGACGGGAAGCATTCTATTTATTTTTCTTGTGTTCATTGGAGTGGTGTATGCTGCCGTCCAATATGGAAGCACAATTGTCAATCAGCAGATCGTGCAGCTGTCCCAGCACCTTCCGGAGAAGATCAAGCAGCTTTCATCTGAATCCAGCAGCATTATAGGAAGAAATAATGCTAAATTTGTTTCATTAGAGGTCGCAGAACAAAAGCTGACAACCTATTTAAGCAGTTTTTCCATGAAGGCCAGCCAGAACATAGTCGATATTGTTAAGACTGTTGCGGGTATTGCTACTGTTTTTATCATCGTTCCGTTTATATTATTTTATTTTTTAAAGGACGACCATAAATTAAAGCATTATTTATTGAAATTTATCCCTGCCGAACATGAGGAAGAGGGCAGCCAAATATTGCAGGAGGTTGATAAAACCCTTTCTTCCTATACCATTGGCCAGTTTATCATCGCCATTACCGATGGGGCCCTGTTATTTCTCGGCTATCTTATTATTGGACTGGATAATGCATTAATTGTTTCCTTGTTTGCGACATGTATGACAGTAGTGCCGTTTGTTGGGGCACTCATCGGGGTGGTTCCCGCATTGCTTATGGGTTTTATGCAGGGCACTTTTATGCCGATCAAGGTTCTTGTGGTATTGTTGATTGTTCAACAGCTGGAAGGGAATTTAATTAGCCCTCTTATCATGGGGAACAGGCTGAACATCCATCCGCTTACCATTATTTTGATCTTGTTAATCTCAGGTTCTATCTATGGCTTTGTCGGCATTCTCATATCGATTCCGGTATACTCTGTTGTCAAAGTTATCATCAGCAATTTCTTGAGGTTTTACAAGCTTCGCCATTTTCGGAATTGACCATCTGCCTTTTGACGGGCATGATGGGAAAACAAAAAGACGCAGGAAAAGGCCGGAGAATTCCCTCCGGCCTTTAATCTATAATAAATTTTTTCACCGTTTGCTGCAGTGTTCCCTTGGTTTCGGCTTTGTCATTAAAGGAAATACCGAGGTGAATCATCTTCCTGACGAGTTCGGCACGCAGGCCTGTTATGACCGCTTTGCAGCCCATCATATCAATGCCGTCTAATATCTTATGAAAATGGTCAATGACATCTACGTCCATATCTGTAATTCCTGAAAGATCAATAATGATGGTACGAATTTTAAATTTGGAGATATCTGTTAACACCTTTTCTTCTAAGGTTTGCATACGGTACGAATCGATGAAGCCAACCAAAGGCAGTATGGCTGTCGTTTGGCTGATCGGGATAACGGGAACGGAGAGATGTTCAACATTTTTGCGTTGTTTGTTTATTAATTCATCTTTGTAATCTGAATAACTAATAAAAAAAGTATTCAAAAACTGGTCGATGCTGTCGTTAATGGTCTTTTCAAGCTGAAAAAAATCCTCGTGGCTGCTAGGATATTTTTGTTCCTTTTCGAATTGAAAGAGGAAATCCCATATCGTCCTCCTAATCGCCTGTACCCATTCCAGCTTAAATGAAAGAGTGAGTGCATGCTGTGCCCAGGCGATCCCTTCCTGTTTCGCGAATTCAGTCAAATCCTTTTCATTTGTTTGAACAACATACGCCACTAATCTCTCAGCATTTTTTAAGAGATTAATATTCCCTTTCTTTAAAATATCATTAATTTTTTCTGCCACATTAACAGCTTCTGATAATAGCTTTTTTTCAAAAGAAACTTTATTTTTTGTAATAAAATCTATAATTGCCTTTTTATTATCAAAGGTCTTTTCCAAGTTGAAAACTCCTCTCGTGTTTGTATAGTTCAAATCATTATATGTATTTCTTTATTTTTATCGGAATTCCTGCTTTAATCTTATAGTGTTTTTCTGCTGAACGCAAAAAAGGTGAGAAGGGTTTCTTTTCCCTGCCTGGCAGATAGGTTTAGGAAAAAAGCCTAAAAAAGAAAAGGAAAAAACAGCGTGAATGCTTGTTTTTCCCTTCTCTAAACTAAAGGATCATATAAGGCTTCTTTCTAGTGTCTTCCGCTTTTTGCTCGTCAATGGTATGCAGGAAAAGCTTAACCTTTTTATTAAAAAACCAAGCTGTAATATAGGCAGATGTACTAAATGACAGAACCACTAGCAGGAATGAGAAGCGCAAGGATAAAAGCAGCACGGCACCGACCACAATGACATTTAGCAGGGTCATGTGAAGCTTATAAGCTCCTATGGTAAAAGAATCGATGATTAATTGCTTTAAGCTGCTGCTTCGGCTTACCATTACTAAAAAGAGATAGAGCATCGTGATGACAAAAAATATGGCTATAAAGCATAAGCCGGTGAAACATACAGGGTTCAAAACTGTGTTTATGTGGGAAAGCAGGCGGAAATTGATGAGCAAGCCTGCACCGAACGCTGCCATGAACAAACCTGTAAGCAGACTCCTGGTAAAATGTTTTTTAAACATTTCTCTGTACGTTTTAAAGAGGAACTCTTCGTCACCCTGTACCAGCCTTTTTGAAGCCCCGAATAATGCTGCTGCTGCGGAAGGGATTGTCACAATTGGCAGGCAATGCAGCAGGAAAATGATATTTAGGAATGCGAGATAGTATATTTTATTACAGATTCCATAAATCTTTCCGTTAACTGAAAACATCGTTATCACACCCTGTCTTTGAAGGAAATATAGTCTTAGTAAAGCACCTATCGGCTAGCGGATTTCTGCGTCTACTCCCTGCGATAAGTCAACATCAGCTCGTTCCTCGCTGTGTATCCTTTATCTCAGTCGAAGACTACGGAATCCGTACGCCGATGAACAAGGCGCTTTCGCTTTTCTTATTTCAATCCAGTAAAGGCAGAACCGGTTTTAAGGATATGCTTTTGTCCGATAAAATAAAGCAGAACTGATGGAATGGTGAAGATGGTAGCTGAAGCCATCAGAAGCTCCCACTGGGCTCCATGCTCCTGCATGAATCCTTGAAGTCCCACAGAGATGGTCCATAGATTAGGGTTATTCAAGTAGATTAACGGCCCCATAAAATCATTCCAAACGCCTGTGAAAGTAAAAATGGCGATGGTTGTCAGAACAGGCTTTAATAATGGATAGATAATTTGTCCATAGATTCGCAGTTCACCGGCTCCGTCAATTTTGGCAGCTTCCATTAATTCATTCGGAATACCCATCATAAATTGTCTGATTAGAAAAATATTAAATGACCCTCCAAAAAGACTTCCAATGGTTAAAGGCAGGTACGTGTTGATCCAGCCCAGCTTTGAATAAATAATATAAACCGGTATCATTGTCACCTCTGGAGGAAGGATCATCGTGGCGATGATGATTAAAAACAGCGGCTTTTTCCCTTTCCATTGGATTTTTGATATGGAATAGGCAACCAGCGGTGCGGATATTAGATACCCTACAATATTTACAATGCAAAGAAACAAGGTGTTCTTCAGGTACATAAAGAATGGCATTGCTTCAAATGCTCTCTTGAAATTTTCCCAATGAAAGACTTTCGGAAAGAGTTCAGGAGGAAGCTCGAAAATTTCAGTTGGTGATTTCAGGGCTGTCATTACAAGTGAAAAGAAAGGAAATAAAAATAATAATCCAAAAAACACCAATATTATATGAGGCACAATTGTCTTTTTGAATAAACGGCTTACTCTTTTCTTTGGATTCCCTGGCCGTACACTTTGCATATTTTCCACCTTTACTCACCTCCGTAATAAACCCAGCGCATGGAAGATTTTAAAATCAGAATGGTAATGAGCACGACGATAACAAATAGGACCCAGGCAAGAGCGGATGCGTATCCCATATGCAGGTTCTTAAACCCTTCATTATAGACATTCACCGCGTAGAAAAGCATGGATTGATCTGGTCCCCCTGTCGATCCTCCGGTTAAAATAAAGGATTGGGTGAAAATTTGGAATGCACCAATCAATCCCATT is a genomic window containing:
- a CDS encoding AI-2E family transporter, translating into MWINKPFFKYAVGTILVLIIIYLFGKIDYFLWPFQKLIAAIFFPILVSGALYYLLRPLVNGLSRYIPKTGSILFIFLVFIGVVYAAVQYGSTIVNQQIVQLSQHLPEKIKQLSSESSSIIGRNNAKFVSLEVAEQKLTTYLSSFSMKASQNIVDIVKTVAGIATVFIIVPFILFYFLKDDHKLKHYLLKFIPAEHEEEGSQILQEVDKTLSSYTIGQFIIAITDGALLFLGYLIIGLDNALIVSLFATCMTVVPFVGALIGVVPALLMGFMQGTFMPIKVLVVLLIVQQLEGNLISPLIMGNRLNIHPLTIILILLISGSIYGFVGILISIPVYSVVKVIISNFLRFYKLRHFRN
- a CDS encoding STAS domain-containing protein — translated: MEKTFDNKKAIIDFITKNKVSFEKKLLSEAVNVAEKINDILKKGNINLLKNAERLVAYVVQTNEKDLTEFAKQEGIAWAQHALTLSFKLEWVQAIRRTIWDFLFQFEKEQKYPSSHEDFFQLEKTINDSIDQFLNTFFISYSDYKDELINKQRKNVEHLSVPVIPISQTTAILPLVGFIDSYRMQTLEEKVLTDISKFKIRTIIIDLSGITDMDVDVIDHFHKILDGIDMMGCKAVITGLRAELVRKMIHLGISFNDKAETKGTLQQTVKKFIID
- a CDS encoding YesL family protein, which translates into the protein MFSVNGKIYGICNKIYYLAFLNIIFLLHCLPIVTIPSAAAALFGASKRLVQGDEEFLFKTYREMFKKHFTRSLLTGLFMAAFGAGLLINFRLLSHINTVLNPVCFTGLCFIAIFFVITMLYLFLVMVSRSSSLKQLIIDSFTIGAYKLHMTLLNVIVVGAVLLLSLRFSFLLVVLSFSTSAYITAWFFNKKVKLFLHTIDEQKAEDTRKKPYMIL
- a CDS encoding carbohydrate ABC transporter permease, with the protein product MQSVRPGNPKKRVSRLFKKTIVPHIILVFFGLLFLFPFFSLVMTALKSPTEIFELPPELFPKVFHWENFKRAFEAMPFFMYLKNTLFLCIVNIVGYLISAPLVAYSISKIQWKGKKPLFLIIIATMILPPEVTMIPVYIIYSKLGWINTYLPLTIGSLFGGSFNIFLIRQFMMGIPNELMEAAKIDGAGELRIYGQIIYPLLKPVLTTIAIFTFTGVWNDFMGPLIYLNNPNLWTISVGLQGFMQEHGAQWELLMASATIFTIPSVLLYFIGQKHILKTGSAFTGLK